One region of Tachysurus vachellii isolate PV-2020 chromosome 11, HZAU_Pvac_v1, whole genome shotgun sequence genomic DNA includes:
- the gp1bb gene encoding platelet glycoprotein Ib beta chain, with the protein MKGVLFAVLVLVCMLGVNVGEAEAVCPLGCFCAAAVVDCSRRGLTTATLPSSFPISTTELQLHDNHLTALPVGLLDNMQALQVVTLHGNPWECDCAVLYLRGWLLKQKNDSLIRNVSCNSPSGLQGRLVAFLSEEEVLNSCNYWLCDLALASQISLFIFVLVQAILLAVVVYFLRRFHQLSYNAQRAAAESFHS; encoded by the exons ATGAAGGGTGTGTTATTTGCCGTGCTGGTTCTCGTCTGTATGCTGGGAGTTAATGTAGGAGAAGCTGAGGCTGTATGTCCTCTGGGATGTTTTTGCGCAGCTGCTGTGGTGGACTGTAGCAGGCGTGGACTCACCACTGCCACGCTGCCTTCATCTTTCCCCATTAGCACCACTGAGCTTCAGCTCCATGATAATCACCTCACAGCGCTGCCCGTTGGACTGTTGGACAACATGCAGGCACTGCAAGTGGTCACGCTGCATGGGAACCCGTGGGAGTGCGATTGTGCTGTGCTCTATCTGAGAGGATGGctgttaaaacagaaaaatgattCTTTGATAAG AAATGTGAGCTGCAATTCTCCTTCTGGTCTGCAGGGGAGACTAGTGGCCTTCCTGTCAGAGGAAGAGGTGCTTAACTCCTGTAATTATTGGCTGTGTGATCTGGCCTTGGCCTCACAGATCAGCTTGTTCATCTTTGTACTGGTGCAAGCAATCCTCCTCGCTGTGGTGGTCTATTTCCTCCGCCGCTTCCACCAGCTGAGCTACAATGCGCAACGAGCAGCTGCAGAAAGTTTTCACAGCTGA